Within the Pseudobythopirellula maris genome, the region CGGCTTACAACGCGTCGTTGTCGGCGAACGAGGCCCGGGCGCGGTCGCTGTGGTAACCGATCTGGGTCCACATGCCGAAGTCCCAAGGCGAGCAGCTGCTGAGCAGCTCGTCACGCAGACGGAACGGCTCGCCGAGGCAGCACTCGCCCAGCAGCGAGCAGCTCGAACCGCAACCGCACGGGTCGCAGCAGCCGTCGCCGCAGCAACCGTCGTCGCATCCGCACGACGGATCGGCGCAACAGGAGGGCTCGTCGCAGCAGACTTGCGACACGGGGGCGTAAGCAAACGAAGCGTCACTCGCTTGCGGTTGCACGAGTTGTTGGGCGTTGGCGAGGCTGGCAAAGGCAAGCCCCGCGAGACACGCTGTCGAAAGGGTCTTCATGGGCGTCCGAGCTCCAAAGCGGGGTACAGGAGGGCGTAGCGACGGGATCACAACCGCAGCCTTCCTGATATCGACCCCCGCAGGATGATCGACGCATCGAATTGACGACGAGAAACGTCCCTTTGGGCTCCGCGCGATAAACCTTGGCGGTTTTGTCGGTTGCTCGTGGACGCCGAGCGGCCGGGGCTTGCGCCGAACCGAAGTAGGGCTTCAGTTGGTCGCCGTCACCGGGTCGCTGAGAACGTCGGCGAACAGAGCGTCGACGAAGGCGTCGGGCACGAAAGGCTCGAGATCGTCGATCCCCTCGCCCAGCCCGACGTATTTGACCGGGAGGCCGAACTGCTGGCGGATAGCCACCACCACGCCCCCCTTAGCGGTGCCGTCGAGCTTGGCCAGCACGATGCCGGTGCAGCCGGCCGCCTCGGCGAACTTGCTCGCCTGCGACACGCCGTTTTGGCCGGTCGTGGCGTCGAGCACCAGCAGCACCTCGTGCGGGGCGCCTTCGATCTGCTTGGCCATCGAGGCGCGGATCTTGGTGAGCTCTGCCATCAGGTCGGTCTGCGTTTGCAACCGGCCGGCGGTGTCGACCACGCAGACGTCGATTTCTTGGTCGAGCGCCTGCTCGACAGCCCGGTAGGCCACGCTGGCGGGGTGGGCCTTGGGGCTGCCGGTGACGATCGGCGCGCCGAGGCGATCGGACCAGATGGTGAGTTGCTCGACGGCCGCGGCGCGGAACGTGTCGCCGGCGCCCAGCAGCACGCTCTTGCCCTGCGACTTGAAGAGGTTGGCCAGCTTGGCGATCGAGGTCGTTTTGCCGGCGCCGTTCACGCCGCACACCATCACCGCAGTCGGCCCGCTGGGGGCGAACTCGATGGGCGATTCGGGCTGGGCCATCAGCTCCTTGAGCTTGACCTTCAGCACGTCGACCAGCTCTTCGATGTGCACCACGCGGCCGCGCATCTTCACGGCGATCTCGCCGACGAGCGCCTCGACGGCGTCGTAGCCCATGTCGGTCTTGAAGAGGATCGCGCGGATCTCCTCAAGAAACGCCTCGTCGATCAGCCGCCCCTCGCTCTTGAAGAGGTCGCGGACGTCGGTCTTCAGCAGCGAGCCGGTCTTCTTGAGGCCCTGCTTGAGACGGTCGAAGAATCCCATGTTTCGAATTCGGAAGTTGGATTGCGGGGAGCGGAATGCCGGAAACCGACGCCGCGGGTCAGGCGTCGCTGGTCGCCGCCTTGTCGTCCGGCAGCTTATCAAGAATCCCGTTGACGAACGACGACGATTGGGCCGACCCGAACCGCTTGGCGAGCTCGACCGCCTCGTTGATCGCCACCCGATAGGGGGTTTCGGTGAACAAGATCTCGTAGGCCGCAAGGCGGAGCACGTTGCGGTCGGTGCCGGCCATGCGGCGGAGGCTCCAGTTGGCGGCGATCTCCTCGATGCGCTGATCGATCGCCTCTTGGTTGCGACGCACGCCGAGGATCAGCCCCAGCGAGAAGTCTTCCATCGCCGCGTTGTTGAGCCGGCCGTGCAGGAACCGGGTCAACTCCTCGGCGGTCTGTCGCGAGTTGACCTCGTCCTCGAAGAGGATCTGCAGGGCGACTTCGCGGGCGCGGGTTCTTTGCGACACGGGCGGGTGGAGAGCTGGGGGCGGGGAATCGGGAACACGGGGAATCAGGAAAGCCGAACGACCAACGGGCCATGATGACCCATCACGACGCCAAACGCGAGCGGCCGCAGGGGAGCCGCAACCGTCGGTAGCGGCTACTTCGTGGGCAAGGCCTTGAGCGTGGCGACCATCTTGAGCGCCGCCTCGGCGCACTCCGACCCCTTGTTGCCGACCGAGCCGCCGGCCCGGTTGAGGGCCTGCTCGAGCGAGTCGCACATCAGCACGCCGAACATCACCGGCAGGCAGTGCTCGGTGGCGATCCGCATGAGCGAATCGGTGACGCCGTGGTTGATCCAGTGGTCGTGGGCCGTTTCGCCCTTGATCACGGCGCCGAGCGTGAGGATGGCCCCGTAGCGGCAGGTGTCGGCCAGCTTCTGGGCGACGACCGGGATCTCCCAAGCGCCGGGGACCCAAACGACGTCGATCGACTCATCGGCCACACCGGCCGCGGTCAAGGTTTCGATGGCGCCGTCGAGCAGTTTGGCGGTGACGCCCTTGTTCCACTCGGAGACGACGATGGCGTAGCGGGCGCTGGCGGCGCCCTCGCCCGGTTCAATCAGGTTCGGCACAGGCGGATTGCAGAGTTGGGAGTGCGGCTGCGTGGGAGTCGGGCAAACGGGAGCACGCTCGGGCGCGGCCAAACCCCCAATCTTCCCCGCAATGGGCGGGATACGCAATCCGCCGCTCTCAGCCGTCTTTGAGGCTCATCAGGAACTCGGCGTTGGTCTTGGTCTTGCCAAGCCGGGTGACCATCAGGTCCATCGCCTCGGGCGGGTTCATCTCGCCGAGCACGCGACGCAGCACGCACACGCGGCGGTGCTCGTCGGGGTCCATGAGCATCTCCTCGCGGCGGGTGCCGCTGCGGGCGATGTCGATGGCCGGGTAGATGCGCTTGTCGACCAGCTTGCGGTCGAGCACGATCTCCTGGTTGCCGGTCCCCTTGAACTCTTCGAAAATCACCTCGTCCATGCGGCTGCCGGTGTCGACCAGGGCGGTGGCGATGATCGTC harbors:
- the ribH gene encoding 6,7-dimethyl-8-ribityllumazine synthase, which encodes MPNLIEPGEGAASARYAIVVSEWNKGVTAKLLDGAIETLTAAGVADESIDVVWVPGAWEIPVVAQKLADTCRYGAILTLGAVIKGETAHDHWINHGVTDSLMRIATEHCLPVMFGVLMCDSLEQALNRAGGSVGNKGSECAEAALKMVATLKALPTK
- the ftsY gene encoding signal recognition particle-docking protein FtsY, whose protein sequence is MGFFDRLKQGLKKTGSLLKTDVRDLFKSEGRLIDEAFLEEIRAILFKTDMGYDAVEALVGEIAVKMRGRVVHIEELVDVLKVKLKELMAQPESPIEFAPSGPTAVMVCGVNGAGKTTSIAKLANLFKSQGKSVLLGAGDTFRAAAVEQLTIWSDRLGAPIVTGSPKAHPASVAYRAVEQALDQEIDVCVVDTAGRLQTQTDLMAELTKIRASMAKQIEGAPHEVLLVLDATTGQNGVSQASKFAEAAGCTGIVLAKLDGTAKGGVVVAIRQQFGLPVKYVGLGEGIDDLEPFVPDAFVDALFADVLSDPVTATN
- the nusB gene encoding transcription antitermination factor NusB, whose translation is MSQRTRAREVALQILFEDEVNSRQTAEELTRFLHGRLNNAAMEDFSLGLILGVRRNQEAIDQRIEEIAANWSLRRMAGTDRNVLRLAAYEILFTETPYRVAINEAVELAKRFGSAQSSSFVNGILDKLPDDKAATSDA